The genomic window CGGCGTGATCCGCGCGCCCGAACACGAATCCGCCCCGGCCTGGGTTGCCACCGAATGAACGCGACCGATCTCGAATTTCTCAAATCCAGAGTCACACTGTTCGCGAATTTTTCGGACGCGCGCCGGGAGGAAATCGCCAAGGGTTCCCGTATCGAGTTCTTCGGGCAGGGCACCCTGATCGCGGACGCCGGTGATGAATTCCATTTCCTCGGCGTGGTCATGGATGGAACCATCACCGCCTCCGTGCAGGCGGCGGATGGAGGACGGCAGGATCTCGGGCGACTGGGCCCCGGCGATACGTTCGGAGAGATGGCGCTGCTGAGCGGCGATCCGATGCTGGCGGATCTGACGGCGGAGTCCGCCTGCCGCGTGCTGCTCGTGCCGCTCACGCTTTTCCAGTCCCACATCATGGCGGAGCCGCGCGCCGTGCGCCATATCTCCCGCACCATCGGACAGCGGTTCCAACGGGCGATGGGGGACCCGGCCACGGCCGCGGCGCTGACCAACAAGGAGGACGTGAGCGGCCTGCTGGAGCTCAAGGGCGAACGCCCCGAGTGCGTCCTGGTGCTGAACTGTGGTTCGTCATCCCTCAAATACAGCATCTTCGACACAAGGAATCCGGACGACACGGTTCACGGTCACATCGAAAGCATCGGCACCTACGGAACCCGGCTGGTCCAGCGCGGACCGAAGGGGGTGCTCGCGCACGAGCTCCCGCAGGGCGGCTACGCGGAAGCCTTCGGAGCGATGCTCTCCGCACTCATGGACCCCCACGCCCAGGTGATCCGCGAGGCTTCGGCGATCAGCGCGGTCGGCCACCGGGTGGTCCATGGAGGCAGGAAATTCACCGGAGCGGTGCTCATCGACGACGTGGTGCTCGCCGGGATCGAATTGCTGAGCCCCCTCGCACCGCTGCACAATCCGTTGAACGCGGCCGGCATCCGCGAGGCACGGCGGGTTTTCCCGGCGGTGCCTCATGTCGCGGTGTTCGACACGGCATTCCACGCCACTCTGCCCAGCCACGCGTATCTCTACGGCCTGCCGAACGAATATTACGAAGATAAGGGAATACGCCGCTACGGCTTCCACGGCCTGTCGCACAACTACGTCTCGCTCGCGGCGGCACGCTTCTTGAAGCGCCGTCCGCGTGAGTTCAAGATCGTGAGCTGCCATCTCGGCAGCGGAGCTTCTGTCTGCGCGATCGATCACGGACGCTCGGTGGACACATCGATGGGTTTCACCCCCGGCGAAGGGTTGATCATGGGGACACGGTGCGGCGACATCGATTCCGGAGTGCTGGCGTTCCTCGCACGCACCGAGGGCCTCAGCGCGGCGCAGATCGACGATCTCCTCAACAAGCAAAGCGGCCTGTTCGGGCTGTCCGGCATTTCGAGCGACATGCGGGAGGTGGAACAGGAGGCCGATGCCGGGGATGCGGAGGCGCTCGCGGCTCTCAAGACGTTCTGCTACCGCGTGCGGAAATACATCGGCGCCTACATCGCCGCCATGGGCGGGCTGGACGTGCTCATCTTCACGGCAGGCATCGGCCAAGGCAGCGCCGGGGTGCGCGCCACGGCGTTGCAAGGGCTGCGATGCATGGGAATCCTTCTTGATGAAGAGCGCAACCGGGCCGCGAGCGGCGGCACCGAGATCACCCGGATCTCCTCCGACACCTCCCCTGTCACCGTGCTCGTGGTGCCGACCGATGAAGAGCGCATGATCGCGCGTGAGACCCTGCGCACCCTCAGCCGCGACTACCTGGTGCGCACGAGCGAGGCGTGCCGGACGGAGCCGATCCCGATCGAGGTCTCCGCACACCACATCCATCTGACCCAGCAGCACGTGGAAGCGCTGTTCGGCGCCGGCCACCAGCTCACACACCACAGCGATCTTTCGCAGCCCGGCCAGTTCGCCTGCAAGGAGCAGCTGACCATCGTCGGCCCGAAAGGCCGCATCGAGCGGGTGCGGGTGCTCGGCCCCGTGCGGAAAGCCACCCAGGTCGAGATCGCGATGACCGAGCAGTTCAAGCTCGGCATCCATCCTCCGATCCGCGAGTCCGGCGACATCGACGGCTCGCCAGGCTGCACGCTGGAAGGACCGTCCGGCAGCGTGACGATCGACCGGGGCGTGATCTGTGCGCTGCGCCACATCCACATGACTCCGGCCGACGCGCTGCGTTATGGAATCAAGGACAAGTCCACGGTGCGCGTCCGCGTGGCCGGTGATAGGGAACTGCTCTTCGGCGACGTGCGCATCCGGGTGGATCCCCATTTCGCCCTCGCAATGCACATCGACACCGACGAAGCCAATGCCGCGAATCTGAAAAACGGCGCCGAGGGCTTCATTGTCGGGATCCAGACGGAGGATTGAAACCACCCGTCACGGTTCCGGTTCATTTCACCGGCAGCAAGCGCAGATGGTCGATTCCCGCCATGTTCCCGGGCGTCGCTTCCGGGTTCGCGGGAAGGATTTCCAGGATCAACTGGTTGAGGCCTTTTTTAATCTCATGTTTTCCCAGGTTGATCTCGCCTGTGGTGATGACGACGTCCTTGTTATATAAATCGATCGACTCCAGCGCGATCTTTCCATTGAGGAGAATGCGGAACCGCCCGTAGTCGGGGGCCATCCCGAAAACACCATGAACGTCGAAAACTCCCGCGGACGGACTTTCGAACCGCAGGACCAGGCGATCCCCCTTCTCTCCGTTTTTCCACCACAGTTGCGAGTTGCCGGACCATGTGTCCGCCTTGAATGAAAGCATCGGCTGTTGTTGCACGCTGCCACGGTTCACCTCGGCCACGTTGATCCGGTCATCCCCCACGACGATCTCTCCCTCGACCGGCAGCGGCACTTGTTTCGGACTCTGGAGGTAGCCGATGAGATCGCGCCTTTGCTCGGGGGACAGATTGGCGAGAAGCCCTTCCGGCATCATCGAGGTGGTGGACACCTCTTGTTTCTCGATCTCGGCGACGGACACCGGCACGGTCGCGCCACCGAGCATCGCGATGGTCAGGGCGGTGGGGGTTTTCTCCCGCAGCAGGCCGGTGACCATCTGGCCGTCTTTCTTGGTGATCATCTGGAGCTGGTAATCCACTCCGACCAACGCGTTCGGATCGATGATGTTTTCCAACAGGTATTTCAGATCCTTGCGGTTCGATCCCGTCAGATCCGGTCCGATCTTCATGCCCTCGCCAAACAACTGGTGGCAGGCGAAACAGGTGGCTTGGAAAAGCTCGCGGCCTTTCCCCAGGTCGGCCTTGGCGAGGATGTCCGGATGAAGCGCTTTCGCGAGCGTGTTGATCTCAGGCGTCTTGTCCCCTCCCTGGCCGGAGGAGATGGCTCCCCAATATTTCTCAACCGCGCTGGTGATTTCCGGCTGGTTGTAGTTCCGCATCTGGCGGGCGGAGAACGCGCTGATGTCACCCCGTTTCACCGATCCGTCCGCCAGTCCGCTTGCAAGGGCGCGTGCTCCCGCCTGGCTGCCGGCCAGTGTCTGGACCGCCGCCTCCTTCTCGGCGGGCTTCAGTCCGGGAAACAGCCCGACCAGATAAGGCACGGTCCGCTCGTCCGGCACCATGCCGAGGGCGCGGATGATCTCCGGCCTCTGGTCGTCCCGGTCGTCGCGCGCCAGCTTCATCAACAGGTCCGGGAGCTTCGGGTTTTTCATCCGCAGAAGATTCCCCAGCGCAGCGGTGCGGGTCTTTTTCGCGACGCTGACATCCGCCAGACTTTTCTCAAAACGATCCGCCATCCGCTGGTCTCCGAACAGGGTGGCGAGCAACTCGAAATCATGACGGCTGCCCTCTCCCACCAGTTTTTCAAACCGCCCGGAAGCGGCGATCCAGGACGGAGGCGCGTCCAGCTGTTGTTCGTTCGCCACCGCCATCGCGATGCCGGACAAGGCATCGGCCGGAAAATCGCCGGACTCTTTCGTCACCCTCTCCATCACCGCCGCCCGCCCTTCCGGTGATTCCGAAATCCGGCGGAGGATGTAGCGGCGGACCAGCGGAATCTCCGACGCCACGGCCAGATCCAGCGCACGTGCCTGGTCCAGCGGCACGAGATCACTGACACCATACCAGATCATCAAAGGCAGGTTCTGATCCCCCGCATCCTCCCCATGGGAGAGAAGCGCCGCCGCCAGATCCCATCTGGTGGCGGGTTCCATCCGCTGCAATGCCGACGCCAGATACAGCCGCACCACCGGGGATTTTTCGCCCGCCTCCAGCTTTTGCAACGCGCCGGCGGCCGCCGCATCCACCGTCTTTGATTCTGTTAGGAACTGGACCGCCCATGCCCGGACGTATTCGTTTTCATCCTGCAACCAGTAAGCCATCCTCACGGGGCGATCGGCACCGATGGCGTGCAAAGTCCACAAGGCCCGCAGGCGGCGTGTCGGATCGGGGTTGATCGTCATTATTTCTTCAAGATAGGGAACGACACTGGTGTCCTTCAGCTTTCCTTTCTCCGCCCTTTCCTGCAGCAGTCTCCGCGAGTTGCGCACGAACCATTCGTTCTTGTGCAGCTGATACTTGGCCAGCTGCATGTCAGGACATTCCCTCAGGTCGACCTGCACGGCCTTCGATTCGCCATAACTGATTTTATAGATCCTCCCGTTGCTGCGGTTCCATATCTCCCCATTCACATTATGGCAGGTCTGGCTGTCATACCAGTCGGTGAGGAACATCCCGCCGTCCGGCCCGTAGCGCA from Luteolibacter yonseiensis includes these protein-coding regions:
- a CDS encoding acetate/propionate family kinase; protein product: MNATDLEFLKSRVTLFANFSDARREEIAKGSRIEFFGQGTLIADAGDEFHFLGVVMDGTITASVQAADGGRQDLGRLGPGDTFGEMALLSGDPMLADLTAESACRVLLVPLTLFQSHIMAEPRAVRHISRTIGQRFQRAMGDPATAAALTNKEDVSGLLELKGERPECVLVLNCGSSSLKYSIFDTRNPDDTVHGHIESIGTYGTRLVQRGPKGVLAHELPQGGYAEAFGAMLSALMDPHAQVIREASAISAVGHRVVHGGRKFTGAVLIDDVVLAGIELLSPLAPLHNPLNAAGIREARRVFPAVPHVAVFDTAFHATLPSHAYLYGLPNEYYEDKGIRRYGFHGLSHNYVSLAAARFLKRRPREFKIVSCHLGSGASVCAIDHGRSVDTSMGFTPGEGLIMGTRCGDIDSGVLAFLARTEGLSAAQIDDLLNKQSGLFGLSGISSDMREVEQEADAGDAEALAALKTFCYRVRKYIGAYIAAMGGLDVLIFTAGIGQGSAGVRATALQGLRCMGILLDEERNRAASGGTEITRISSDTSPVTVLVVPTDEERMIARETLRTLSRDYLVRTSEACRTEPIPIEVSAHHIHLTQQHVEALFGAGHQLTHHSDLSQPGQFACKEQLTIVGPKGRIERVRVLGPVRKATQVEIAMTEQFKLGIHPPIRESGDIDGSPGCTLEGPSGSVTIDRGVICALRHIHMTPADALRYGIKDKSTVRVRVAGDRELLFGDVRIRVDPHFALAMHIDTDEANAANLKNGAEGFIVGIQTED
- a CDS encoding PVC-type heme-binding CxxCH protein gives rise to the protein MKTHFLKPLLVIASSGGLVLAQELKPPVIRAQADGLPPKEALANFTTYEGFHIVQSAAEPEVRQPVAMTIDERGRVWIAEAYEYPLRAEGDTGKDRILIFEDKDGDGVFDSRKVFTEGLNLVSGLEVGFGGVWVGAAPYLMFIPDADGDDKADGKPEVLLDGFGWHDTHETLNSFAWGPDGWLYGCHGVFTHSLVGKPGTAEKDRQPLNAGIWRFHPTKKVFEVFAQGTSNPWGIDFNDHGQAFVTACVIPHLFHVIQGARYQRQAGRHFDPHTYDDIKTCADHLHYIGDQWANSRDGSSSDFGGGHAHCGLSIYLGDNFPDEFRGKLFFNNLHGHRMNQEVLERKGSGFVGKHAPDFLFSNDKQHMGVSLRYGPDGGMFLTDWYDSQTCHNVNGEIWNRSNGRIYKISYGESKAVQVDLRECPDMQLAKYQLHKNEWFVRNSRRLLQERAEKGKLKDTSVVPYLEEIMTINPDPTRRLRALWTLHAIGADRPVRMAYWLQDENEYVRAWAVQFLTESKTVDAAAAGALQKLEAGEKSPVVRLYLASALQRMEPATRWDLAAALLSHGEDAGDQNLPLMIWYGVSDLVPLDQARALDLAVASEIPLVRRYILRRISESPEGRAAVMERVTKESGDFPADALSGIAMAVANEQQLDAPPSWIAASGRFEKLVGEGSRHDFELLATLFGDQRMADRFEKSLADVSVAKKTRTAALGNLLRMKNPKLPDLLMKLARDDRDDQRPEIIRALGMVPDERTVPYLVGLFPGLKPAEKEAAVQTLAGSQAGARALASGLADGSVKRGDISAFSARQMRNYNQPEITSAVEKYWGAISSGQGGDKTPEINTLAKALHPDILAKADLGKGRELFQATCFACHQLFGEGMKIGPDLTGSNRKDLKYLLENIIDPNALVGVDYQLQMITKKDGQMVTGLLREKTPTALTIAMLGGATVPVSVAEIEKQEVSTTSMMPEGLLANLSPEQRRDLIGYLQSPKQVPLPVEGEIVVGDDRINVAEVNRGSVQQQPMLSFKADTWSGNSQLWWKNGEKGDRLVLRFESPSAGVFDVHGVFGMAPDYGRFRILLNGKIALESIDLYNKDVVITTGEINLGKHEIKKGLNQLILEILPANPEATPGNMAGIDHLRLLPVK